In Cyclopterus lumpus isolate fCycLum1 chromosome 17, fCycLum1.pri, whole genome shotgun sequence, a genomic segment contains:
- the LOC117747115 gene encoding tripartite motif-containing protein 16-like, with amino-acid sequence MAEQGFNLDPETLGCSICLDLLKDPVIIPCGHRYCMSCIRHVWDEEGEKKSHSCPQCAQTFLARPDLVRNTTLADLVEELKAAGLQADRSCAGPGDVACDVCTGRRRKAHMACQTCQASYCEQHLQPHQDPPTLEKHTLVSLTEKRPENVSYQTREEFARHLCPVDAVSAAAERTERQRELEASRLTIQQRIQSREKGVRVLQLEAEALNRSADKAVDDSEEIFAGLIGTIERQRREVKMQIRSRQKTEVSRVAEIRDKLEEEIADLRRKDGELQQLSQAPDDDNDDPRLLHRKPSLTRLGGPMDLPSYTRPLRYVEDVTAAVSEVRDKLHRVLHKEWPTVSRTATGADAPSTPPEPATRAVQRGSVRSREYHRYSRDLTLDPNTVHTHVLLSEGNRKATLVKKTQLYHWHPDRFLERWQVLSKEGLTGRCYWEVKRSGVEVLIAVAYKDISRSGTFDTCVFGNNSKSWGLASYKNGYQFKHSNIRTPVSGPQSSRLGVYLDHGAGILSFYSVSETMTLLHRVQTTFTQPLHVGFWLPNTKGDTVELC; translated from the coding sequence ATGGCAGAGCAAGGATTTAACTTGGACCCAGAAACGCTCGGCTGCTCAATCTGTCTGGATCTACTGAAGGACCCGGTCATTATTCCCTGTGGACACAGATACTGTATGAGCTGTATCAGACACGTCTGGGACGAGGAGGGTGAGAAGAAAAGCCACAGCTGTCCTCAGTGCGCACAGACCTTCCTAGCGAGGCCCGACCTGGTGAGAAACACCACGTTAGCGGATTtagtggaggagctgaaggcgGCGGGACTCCAAGCCGATCGCTCCTGTGCTGGACCCGGAGATGTGGCCTGTGACGTGTGCACTGGGAGGAGGCGGAAAGCCCACATGGCCTGTCAGACTTGTCAGGCTTCTTACTGTGAGCAACATCTCCAGCCTCACCAAGACCCCCCGACACTTGAAAAGCACACGCTTGTCAGCCTCACCGAGAAGCGTCCGGAGAACGTTTCCTACCAAACCCGTGAGGAATTTGCCCGCCATCTCTGTCCCGTGGACGCGGTCTCGGCCGCGGCGGAGAGAACCGAGAGGCAGCGAGAGCTGGAGGCCAGTCGACTAACCATCCAGCAGCGAATCCAGAGCAGAGAGAAGGGCGTGAGGGTTCTTCAACTGGAGGCGGAGGCTCTCAACCGCTCTGCTGACAAAGCGGTGGATGACAGTGAGGAGATCTTTGCTGGGCTAATCGGTACGATTGAGAGGCAGAGACGCGAGGTGAAGATGCAGATCCGGTCTCGGCAGAAGACGGAAGTGAGCCGGGTCGCAGAGATTCGGGacaagctggaggaggagatcgCCGATCTGAGAAGAAAAGACGGCGAGCTGCAGCAGCTTTCGCAAGCGCCGGACGACGACAACGACGACCCCCGTCTTCTCCACAGGAAGCCTTCCCTCACCCGCCTCGGTGGACCCATGGACTTGCCGAGCTACACCCGTCCTCTTCGGTACGTGGAAGATGTGACGGCGGCTGTGTCGGAGGTGAGAGATAAACTTCACAGGGTTCTACACAAGGAATGGCCAACGGTCTCACGGACGGCGACCGGAGCGGATGCGCCATCGACACCGCCGGAGCCCGCGACAAGAGCTGTTCAGCGAGGTTCAGTGAGGTCACGTGAGTACCACAGGTACTCACGTGACCTCACGCTGGACCCAAACACGGTGCACACACATGTGCTGTTATCCGAGGGAAACAGGAAGGCAACACTGGTGAAAAAGACTCAACTTTACCATTGGCACCCGGACAGATTTCTGGAAAGGTGGCAGGTCCTGAGCAAGGAGGGCCTGACTGGGCGTTGCTACTGGGAGGTGAAGAGAAGCGGAGTGGAAGTCTTAATAGCAGTGGCCTATAAGGATATCAGCAGGTCGGGGACCTTCGACACATGTGTGTTTGGAAACAACAGCAAGTCTTGGGGATTAGCCTCTTACAAAAACGGTTATCAATTCAAACACAGCAACATCAGAACTCCCGTCTCAGGACCTCAGTCCTCCAGATTAGGAGTGTACCTGGATCACGGTGCAGGtattctgtccttctacagcgtctctgaaaccatgactctcctccacagagtccagaccacattcACTCAGCCTCTCCATGTCGGATTCTGGCTTCCAAATACTAAAGGAGACACAGTTGAGTTGTGCTAA